ACGGGCGCGGCGTTCGATGTGGGTAAACCTGTACTGAAACTTGCGGTTGGTGCGCGCCAGGGCGTCTTCGGCATTTATGCCTGAAAACCGGCAATAATTGACCAGAGCAAATAACAAATCGCCCATTTCGTCTTCCAACGCGTCGGCGGTTTCAGCGGCCTGCATTTCGCCGATTTCTTCCTCCACCTTTGCCCATACCTGCTCCTTATTGTCCCAGTCAAAACCCACCAGCGAGGCTTTCTCCTGCATCCGCTGCGCTTTGATCAGCGAAGGCAAACTTTCAGGCACACCGTCGAGGGCCGAACTTTCCTTTTTCCCTGAGTTCTCCCGCTCTTTGGCTTTGATCTGCTCCCAGTTTTGCCGCACCTGCTCCTCTGTCGCACCCTGCAAGTCACCATACACATGCGGATGGCGGCGAATCAGTTTGTCGATCTGGCCCTGAATCATCTCCCCAAGGGTAAATTTGCCTTTCTCTGCCGCCAGGCTCGAATAAAATAATACGTGCAACATCAGATCCCCCAACTCGGCTTTGATCTCGGCGTAGTCGTCTTTCAGCACGGCATCCGCCAATTCGTAAGTCTCCTCGATCGTCAAATGGCGAAGGCTTTCCTTGGTCTGTTTTCGGTCCCATGGACATTTTTCGCGAAGTTCTTCGACAATTTCGGTCAGGCGCTGGAAGTTTGTAAGATGGTCCATGAAATATAGTTTGGAACAAAATGGTTATGTCTCGGAAATGAGCAAAGCCATCCCCTCGGGAGACGCAGAGACGAAAAGTTTTTTCAAAATTCGCGTCTAAATTAGAAAAACTATTCCATTACCAGTAGCGTTATTTGTGTAATGAAAGAATCTATGAAAAACCTCCGGCCTACCGTTTTGTTAATCTTTATCGCTTCTGTACTGATCGCCTGCCAAAGCTGCAGGGAAGATCCGCCACCAAAACCTGACCCCGGGATCGGGCTTCTCGAACTAAATATCGTGCCTCGGGTTGGCGGACAACTTTTCCAGAAAAATGATGATTACTTCAACGCCGATGGCCGGAAGTTTGAATTTCATACAGCCAAAATTTTTATCTCCGACCTGACACTATACAGGTCCGACGGCTGGGATACAGTCATCCATTCACCGCAGACCAACTTTGAAGTGATGTTGTTCAATTTTGGGGAAGATGAAATACGCAAAACTTCTCACGGAGAAGGGCTTTTTAAATTTTTTACAGTACCTGCAGGCGACTACGACGGCGCAAAAATCAGCTTCGGCGTGCCCCCGCGCTACAACCATACGGATCCCCTCTCCTACCCTTCCAACAATCCGCTGAGTCCCGGCTACAATATGCACGAAAGTACCAGCCTGGGGTACGCTTTTGTTCATCTCGCCGGCAATATTGACAGCAGTCCCAACAAAACGGGTACACTGCTGGACGTTCCGTTTGAGTATTTTATCGGAGGAGATGATTTGTTTAATACACTTACTTATCGGGGGGGAGACTATGCGTTTACAGTTCCCAAAAACGCAGAACTCCAATACACCATCGAAATAGACCTCAACCGTTTGTTTTATACCCAGTCCGACACGGTAGATATGGTACGTGATCATGTGCCAGATCTTTCGTCCAACCCAGCGTTATCAGCAAAGATCATGAATAATTTTATTCAGGGAGCGATTTATAAGCCGCCGTTTTGATGAGAGGATTTTTGCCAGTAAATTTCCCTTGTGAGATTGAGCCGGTTACTACTTCTATGGTTTGCCTGGCAAATTTGTCTGGCATTCACTACTACTGTTTGGTCCCAGGTGGCTCAGGAGAAAAATCCTGGCCTCGAGCTCACTATTGCCCGACAAAATAATTTTACTTACAGCTCTCGCCTTGATCTCCTCCAGCGTTTTGAAAAAGGCAAATACCGGGCAGAATTGTCTGTCTATCATGAAAACCTTCTCAACAGCACCCGCAAGCAAGATCCTTTTGTTCAGCTCTATCTCCGCACCAGCCTCTGGCAATATTACCGAATCCACAAACAGTGGGAACTGACCTCCTGGCTCGAAACCGATCAGTTTTTCAACACCGGCAACCAACGCCTTAGCATTTATGCCGGAGCGACATACACGCCCTTACCAGATGTTTCCATTTCGCCTATTGCAGGCTATAGCTGGGATTACCGGTCCTCGGTACTGGATCAGGGGTTTACGCCGGGATTACTTGTGCGGTCGCGGCATGATTTCGGAGACGGGCTTTCGATGCGCACCGATGTTTTTGCGAGGGTAAAATATATCAATCCCCGCCACCAGCGCAACCTGATTCTTTCGAGCGAATGGGCAAAAACTTTTAGCGAGCAGGCGGGGATTTCTTTCGAACTCGAAGGCGGAAGCAACGAAATGGATAATTACCAGTCCGGCTCAATAGAAAGGATCAAAGCCGATACACTTTCTGCGCGAATAGGGCTGCAATACCAGCTGTTTAAAGGCATGTTTTGGGAGTCGGATAATCAAGTGATCATTACACGGCGGAAATTTGACTACGATTTGTTTACCATCAAAAGTCCCGAATTCAATGACCTGCTTTTCAACCAGATCAACTGGCGCACTCGGCAAAAATTCTCCTATTCCGGGGCAAAAATGGATGGCTATTTTACTTACGAATTTGAATCACTGGGAAGAAGATATGAACTGGAAAATTCGATGGAGCTGCCCGGCATCGAGTTTAACCGGCTCCTGCAACGCGAACAACAAAAAGACTATTTCCGCAATCTCACACGACTGGAAATGCGGGTAAACTACCGATTCAATCCGCGGCAAAAATTTTCCCTCATAGGCACAAATCGGTACCTGCAATACGATACACCCTCGGAAACCAATTACGATGACCACGACGAATTGAACTATGCCCTGAGCGGCGAATGGAATGCCAGTTGGTCCCGCAATTTTTCCACCCGCTACAAACTGATTGGCAACGTGCGGCGATATGCGTTTTTGTTTAAGGAACGCAGTCAGGACAACTATACCCAGCCGTCACTTCGGATGGAATTTGCCTATAAATGGCAGATTTCCCCCAGTTTATCGATTCGTGGAGATCAGTTTATTTATGTAACCTACAATGTGAAAGATTTCGAAGACCGCAATCTCACAGACCGAAGTACACGAAACCTCGAAAGCCGGCTGATCGCCCGATATAGAGCCAATCGAAAACTTACCAGCGAGTTTTCAGCTTACCGTAAAGAAATTCATGTGTCATATCTGAACTGGGAACAATTTACAGAAACCACGCTGGACACGACCACCACCTATATTCTGGAGCAAACCAACCGATATGAATTGAAGTCTCCCTGGGAAAATGCGCGACTGTATTTTGACTTTGGATACAAACATTTCAGTCAGCTCCGGTACCTCAACACCTCAATGACCAGCCTGCAAAATATATTGACCCCCATTAACCTCCACATCCGCAACCATCAGACAGGAATTGTCACAGGTGTCCGCTATCTCCACCGCAAACCGGCTAATGCAGAATTTTCGGTTTGGTGGCAGGTTCAGTATTTGGATTATAAATACAATGAAATCGCAAAACTCATCACCCTTTCGACCAATTATCAGGAGGCAGTATTGCGGAAGGCTATCGTAAATTTCCGGCCTTTTTTCAGGTGTCAGTTGAATATTGTACTGGGGGGAAACCAGAGATAAAGGTTTTACCTTTTTTTCATCCGATCCAGTTGCTCAAACAAATCCCGCTCCTGCGGAGAGAGCGTTTTGGGGATTTTTACATTGACTGTCACATAGAGATTGCCAAATACCTGTGGATTTTCATAATCAGGCATACCCAGATCACGGAGTTTCAACACTTCGCCCTGCTGGGTGCCTTTGGGAACAGACATAAACATCTGCCCTTTCATCGTCTGCACAGGCACTTTTTTACCTAACACGGCTGTATAAAGATCGACATTTACCGATGTGTAGAGATCATTTTCCTTTCTGGTAAACATACTGTGAGGTTTAATGATGACCGTCATATACAAATCGCCGGGGTCTCCCCCTTTTTTAGAAAGTTCGCCCTGCCCCTTGAGCCGCAGCACCTGTTGATCTTTGATACCAGGTTTGATATGAATCCGCAATTTTTTCCCTTCAAAACCCAATACATCCGACATACCGCGATAGGCTTCTTCGAGCGTTATTTTCACATTCGCCTGCTGATCTTTTCCGCGGCGACTATTTCCCCCGCCAAAAATTTCTTCAAAAAACCGCCCGAAACCCATATTCAGATCGGCATCTTCAATATCCGGCATCGGGTTGCGTGCAGAAGGTTTGGGTTGTTGTTTCATCCGCTGAGATTGTTTAAAACGCTCCCCCAGCTGGTCATAGAGAAACCGGTTTTCAGCATTGACGAGCACCTCTTTCGCCTCATTGATCTGTTTAAACATATCCTCCGCAGCAGTATTGCCGGGATTTTTATCCGGATGATATTTGAGTGCCAGTTTTTTGAAAGCTTTTCTGATTTCCTCCTCAGTAGCAGTCTTTCCTATTCCAAGAATCTTGTAGTAATCTTTATACTCCATAGTAGTAACACAACCTTCCCTCCCTGGTGATAAATGTTATTTTTGGGTTGAATATAATTAATCTAACTTTGATTTTCCTTTGAAATTATGACTTACAGACTTTCAGCACTTTTCATTCTGGTTTTTACGCTTTCATCACCCTGCCTGGGACAGCCTTCCACATTCACAAAAATCTTTGGTGACAGCCAGGTTCCAGAACAGGCAACAGCCGTTGTACAGCTTCCATCAGGCTCTATTTTTCTCGCCGGGGCTGCAGGATCTGACTCCATTGGCGGATTTGACATTGTGGTCAGCAAACTTTCACCAGAAGGAAATCTTATCTGGCAAAAATCGTATGGCACCCCAGAGCCAGATTACGCCAATGGACTTTTGCTGTATGACGAGGATCATCTCGTTATCACGGGAAGCCGTACAGAAACAAGTGCAGGCGCCTTCCGGAAAGTCGCCTTTCTGATGGCTATAGACACTACAGGAAAGGAGATATGGGTACACGATTATCCGGATAGTACCGGCAATACGTACTTCAAAACGGTAGAAAAAGCATCCGATGGCGGCCTGATTGCCTGTGGTTTTATTTCAGGAGCCAACAACATAAGCAATGATTCCTACATCCTGAAAACCGATGCGACCGGCCATCCACAATGGGTAGGAGAATACCAGGATTCCCTTGGAGATGTAGCACATGCAGCCCGAAACCTTCCAGATGGAGGGTATGTAGTGGCAGGAGACCAGGAGCAGCCCTCGGGAAAATACAATATGTACATCACCAGGCTCGATTCGCTCGGGAAACGCGTCTGGAAAAAAACGATAGCCAACGGCAACAACGGAGGTGCTCAGAATGTCATAGTGACCGCTAGTGGGAATTATCTGATTACCGGAGAATCCACCCCGGATACTACAATACTTTATTTTGATATTTACCTTGTGATGGTTGATCCGTCGGGGCAAGTCTTATGGGATTCCTATATTGGTGACCCATTTGCTGAGGCAGGATTTAAGATATTTGAATCAGAGAGCCAAACATTTACGGTATGCGGTTATGGTTACAATTTTGCCAACCTGTCCACAGATATGATTGTGGTGCGAACAGACAGTATGGGAAAAGAAACTGACAGAAGTTATTACGGAACTGCGAGCATTGATCAGGGATTTGATATAGTCCCATCCACATTTGGCGGATTTTTAGCTGCGGGGTTCTCATCAGCAGGCGGCGATGATCAGTATATGCTTGTTTATGATCAGTTTCCGCCCGTAAACACCAACGGTTTGAACGAGGAATATTTTCATCAATTACAGATTTTTCCCAATCCGGCGGTGCGGGGAGGGTATATATATATTGAGTCAGATTTTCCGATCGACGGACTGACGATAACCGATGTGCAGGGAAGAGCCGTTTGGACTAAAGAATTTGAGGGAATTGAGCAGCAGATCGAAGTTCCCGAATATATTTCCCCAGGAGTTTACCTTATCCGTGCGACGATACAGAATAGCATTCATTTTGGGAAATTATGGATAAGATAAGGAGAAACCAGTCCTTAAAGGACTTTGCGATTGAAAACCGTTGGAATTCGTTGAAAACCGTTGGAATCAGATGGAAACCGTTGGAAATCCGATTCGAACCATTAAAATCGGATAACCCAATCATAATTAATTGATATACAGGTACTTAAAAAAGCACCCCGTAAAAAATCCGGTGAAAACCGTTTCGATCAGTTACAAACCGTTGCAAACCGTTACAAACCGTTACAAACCGTTTAAATCGGATAACACAATCTTAATCGATTGATATACAAACACTTACAAAACCACCTCGCCAAAAAACCGTTGCAAACCGTTGGAATCCGTTGCAAACCGTTTAAATCGGATAACTCAACCCTAATCAATTGATATACAAATACTTACAAAATCACCCCAACCCAAAACCGTTTGAAACCGTTAAAATCCGTTACAAACCGTTTAAATCGGATAACACAACCTTAATTAATTGATATACAGAAACTTACAAAACCACCCCGTAAAAAATCCGTTGGAAACCGTTACAAACCGTTTAAATCGGACAATCCAATCATAATCAATTGATGCACAAATACTTACAAAAGCACCCCAACCAAAAACCGTTTGAAACCGTTGGAATCCGTTGCAAACCGTTTAAATCGGATAACCCAAACCTAATCAATTGATACAGAAATACTTACCCTGCCAAAAACCGTTTCAAACCGTTGAAAACCGTTACCAACCGTTTAAATCGGATAACACAACCTTAATTAATTGATATACAGAAACTTACAAAACTACCCCGTAAAAAATCCGTTGGAATCCGTTACAAACCGTTGGAATCAGATGGAAACCGATTCAAACCGTTTCCAACCGTTTAAATCGGATAATACAAACCTAATCAATTGATATACAAACACTTACAAAAGTACCCCAACCAAAAACCGTTTGAAACCGTTGTAAACCGTTACAAACCGTTTAAATCGGATAACACAAGCCTAATCAATTGATATACAGAAACTTAAAAAAGCAGCCCACCCAATAACCGTTTCAAACCGTTGGAATCCGATTCAAACCGTTTAAATCGGATAATACAACCTTAATTAATTGATATACAAACACTTACAAAACCACCCCGTAAAAAATCCGTTGAAAACCATTGGAATCCGATTCAAACCGTTTAAATCAGATAACACAAACCTAATCAATTGATATACAAATACTTACAAAAACATCCCAACCAAAAACCGTTTGAAACCGTTGAAATCCGTTGCAAACCGTTTAAATCGGACAACCCGATCATAATCAACTGATATACAGATACTTAAAAAAGCAGCCCCCCAAAAAAACCGATTCAAACCGTTACAAACCGTTACAAACCGTTTAAATCGGATAACACAACCTTAATTAATTGATATACAGAAACTTACAAAACTACCCCGTAAAAAATCCGTTGAAAACCGTTTCGGTCAGTTATAAACCGTTTAAAACCGTTTAAAACCGTTGCAAACCGTTAGCAACCGTTGAAATCGGATAACCTAACCCTAATCAATTGATATACAAATACTTATAAAAGTACCCCACCCAAAAACCGTTGCAAACCGTTGGAATCCGTTGCAAACCGTTACAAACCGTTTAAATCGGACAACCCAAACCTAATCAATTGATAAAGAAATACTTACCCCGCTAAAAATCCGTTTGAAAACCGTTTCGGGCACATGGAAACCACTCCTAAAATAACCCTGCAATTGCAAACCGGTCTTTAATTATTTTAAATCATTGGCCATTTCCAACACCTAACGCTTTATCACCCGAAAAAATCCGGAATCTCCCTTAGAAAGCACCTGAAGCAGATACAGTCCTTCGGGAAAGCGTGAAATTGATACTTCCGTTTTCCGGGTCGAGGTTTTCCCCTGTGCGACCATATGTCCCTCTGCATCATACAACAACCACACAAACGCAGAACGGTTTGGCACATCCTGCGTCCGCTCTATCGTGATAAAGTCTCTCGCTGGGTTGGGAAATACTTTGAACGTGCGGGTAATCAGATGCTCGGCTTCAATGCCTGTCCCGGTCGGATTGACAGTCACCTTCACGGTATCTGTAGATGTGCCACAATTGTTCTGCACTGAAATTACATATTCTGTTGACACAGTAGGGGTTGCGACAGGATTGGCACAAAGCAGACAACTGAGCGTGAGGTCAAAGTTCCAGGCATAGATAGCATTATTATTACCGCCACTGGCAACCAGTTGTACGCTTTGTCCCAGATTGATACTCGTATCATTACCTGCAAAAGCCACTGGAACCATATTCACGGTAACCGCGCGCGAAAGTGTGTCAGACAACCCCGAACCACTGGCAATCAACGTTACAGTGTACGTCCCTGTTGTCTGCCAGGCATGGGTTGGCTCTTCCAACACAGAGGTTGTCCCATCGCCAAAGTTCCACAAATACTGATCAGCATTGACAGAAAAATTGGAGAAGGTAACCGAGTCCCCCTCACAGGTGGTAATAGAAGAAGGGAAAAAATTCGCAGCAATCTGCGCCGTATCAATCACAATTACCGGTATCTCAATCGTATCGCAACGAAGCGGATCACACACCGAGTTACAGGCGATAAGTTGAACAGGATACACCCCCGCCCCAATAAAATTATGCGAAGGGTTCGGGGAAATAGCAGTTCCGCCATCGCCAAAATCCCAGGAAAACTGGTCGGCATTCTGGCTCAGGTTCGTAAAATTTACGGTAGCCTGCCCTGACGAGGGATCAGCAATCACGGGAATGGGCGTCGCCAGAAAAAATGCCACAGGATCATAACATCTGACCGAATCAAGAAAACGAACATTGGTAATCACCTCCACCCCTGCTGCCAACAATCCCGTCGCCCGCAATACCGGGTAACCGGTTCCCGGATCCAGCCAGGAGTACACAACCTCTGTAGTAATGTTTCCCGGCAGAGTATTTCCCTGAGTTGAAATGGAGTCATTATGATAAATGACGGTGCGTATTTTCAGGGTAGAAGTAAAAGTGTCGTAAGGGGTAATCAAACTGCCCCAGCCTTCCACCGTATTGATTCTTTTCTGCGAACTGGAATAGACAAAATCGACGCCAAAGGGGTTAAGATCCAGAGAAAACGCACTTGCAGAACTATCAACATCCTGATAATTAATTGGGAAACGGAATATCGTGTCGGGAATCGTATAATCCAATGGGAAAGGCAACGAAAGTCCGCCTGAGCCAACGCTGATACCGAGCAAAGTCTCCTGAAGGTAATTATTGCTGTTATTATAATGAGTAACGATATTTGACACCCCCACCGGCAAGAGATTCAGAAGGCCGGGATTGCTGTCATCGGTTTCCCTTACCGCAAGATTGGTAATATTATTCCATTTGGGCGAACAGGTAAATATCCCGCCGGTAGTTACAATACAATTGGCAATCCACGCGGTCCGATACCCGGCATTGTCAGGATCTATAAAACCAACCACATCCTGCCCTGTCCCCACAAGCGAACTGTAATCCCAGGATACGCCGGCACCTGCCTGAGCAAAATCCAGTCCGGTGAGATTTAACTGTGTGGCACTCATCACAAAAGAGTCGCCTACAGCCGCATAATCAGACATCTGAAATACGGGTTGCGCAAAAGAAGATACGATTGTCAGCGCAAATCCCCACAAAACGAAAATTCTTTTCATAAGCTAGTTTCTGGTCAGTGTGTAAATAACGGAATTTTCTACTGACCGGTATGTTTTTTGAATTTTTCATAGACAACTGCCGCAACTCCCCTCCCCAATTCCAGTCCGGCCACATTATCTGCCTGGATATGATACCCCCCCAAAACCCGGGACATACCAGCCATATTTGCGGTTTCAGTAAACGTTGGGAAATGAATGGTAACAGAATCTGCTATATGTTCAGGTTCGGTCAATGCTCCTGGAGCCAGCCGTACAGAGTCGCCAAATATATCGCTACCGGTAAACATCCGCAAAGCTTCACTGCAAGCGCCGCTGACACAGCTGTGCCCGGAAACATAGCTGGGAAACGGTGGACATAGAAATGTTTCAGGGGAATAGGGCCTCCACTGATTGCCTGGCATTTCAGTCATTCCGGTCTCTGGTCCTCCCCACGCTTTGATCACCTGAGTCTGGTAATAATTATGAACCAATGCATAAGGCCGGGCAAAGTCATAATACATTTTGGAATCCCATGCAGCAATAAATGCATCCATGGCAGTTGCTGCTACAAGAAAATACATTTGCACATCCTGATCCAGATTGTGATGATCGCGGACCGAAACTTTTTGGGCAAAAATCAGCCAGTGCCCCGCCTGCTGTACAGATTTGGGTCCGTCACGCATAAACTCTACCAAGGCTTTTTGCTCATTGGTGAGGTTGGCCTGAAGGTCAATGACTTCTTTCACCTCAGCAGCCAACTGAGCTGACCCTACCATCGGTGGGGGGCCTGGACGTAGTTGAGCGCCGGTTTCCAATGCAATGGGTTTTACTTTGTCCCAGTGGGGGGTAAGACAACCGGGGGCATATTGGCCACCTTTTCCGTCAGAAAAGTACTTGGGCTGCCAGCGATTGATATCTTTAAGATTATCAGCGTCATTCACCGGACTATATCCCGTATAATCAGAGTAGGCAGTGCCATCAGAACCACTATGATCGCCATATTGGTTGGAACCATCATTTTTGCGGGCTTCAATCACTGCTTTGGCGGCCAGATTCCCGATGCCAGCGGGGGTTGAAGGATCCATAGAATCGTCATCCGGATCCAGCCCCATCTCCACCATCGTTTCTCTGAAATACGTAGAGTCGGCCCAATAGTATTCGAGCATCGTGCGGTAGGCAGCATAGCTTATGGCAATTTCCTTGTTTGAAAGGGTTCGCTCCGACTCCGGACGACGGTCAACACCGGTAAGATACATAGGGGTAGCCTTTTCATCATACATTGACCATGCGTCAAAAACCGATGTCCATATCAAACCCAGAATACGAGAAGTGACGGTAGGACGCGGTTTAAACCGATCTGTATCTCTCGCTGTAGCTTCCAGAGAGACTTTCCCCCATGTGTAAGCGCGATTTCCTTCCCATGCCTGACCGGCATTTTTATTTTGATCGGCAGTTGTACTGCAACCACCGGCCAATAAAATCATAATCGTAAGTAGTGGTAAGATTCTATTCATGTCAAAAAATTAATTCTAGAGTTTGAGCAGCGATAATTACTGCTTTTTTAGCAAAAATGCGATATCCTGACCGATATAATTGGCGTGAGACCCTGTAATCGTCGGCTGTGGAATAGAAAAACGTAAGGTTCCCCCCGAAGCAACAACTACTTCTGATTCTTCCAGAAACCTTCCACGCCAGGTGTGAAACAGCCGCAGGTGATAAGTCCCATCTGCCACACCTCTTAACACAACATTATCTCCTGCTACATCGGTTTCCGGATTGACAATCCATCCGTAAATCATTTCTTTGCTTTTCATCGCAAAACCGTCGCCACTACAGGCCACAGAATCAACCGGAGACAAATCTGTAAGCCGGGAGAATGGCACAGCATCGGTAAACTGCCGGATACTCCACAGTCTGCTGGTCGCGATATTGTCGTTGAGCAATCCGGAATACGCCCACCAGAAAGGCATCATCGCCGTTCCGGTTGCCATACTCACCCAGATTGCATTGTGATACTGCGCAAGATAACCGGGGGTGCGAGGTTCATAAAAAGTATGATCCCAGCCGGTTTCCCCAATAATCGCAGGTCTTCCGTACCCATGCCACAGCTTCCGCACCTCCTGTGCATAATTGCCATAACTGTTTTTGAGCGGATGTATATCACCTGTGTTATATTTCCCATCCTGAATTATGGCAAATCCCTGTGCTTCATAAATTTCACGTGCAGCGAGATCAAAGGTCTGATATCCTTCGTGCCAAAACTCTTTGATACCGCCGCTACGGGTACCGGTAGTCAGATGTTGCCAGGGATCATTTCCTTTGAAGTAATCATGCACATTTTTTGCCCATTGGGCTGCGCCTAAAGTATCTCCGGTAACCCAGCCATCTGTTCCATTTACCTCATCTACAATAAACCAGATACCCAATGCGCGGCTGTATCCCCATCGGGCAATCATATAGCGGTACAACTTTTCCTGATAATACCAGGCCAGTTTGCTATGAAAAAAATCACGGGCATCCGTAATCGTCTGATAAGGATTAGAATTCCAACGGATGTTGCCTCCCCCCCATACAGTTTCAGATAAATAAGAATGAAACCAGACATTCATACTCAAAACCATATCTCTTTCCTCACACATTTCCAGCACCTGGTCCAGTCGCCCTGCAATATTCTGGTCATAACGCCCGAGCCCGGAGGCATAGGTCTCCAGCGGGGTAATAAATGAGCTGATAAAATTTACGCCTTGCCGCTGAAGACGGTCGAGGTCTTCAGGATTGATCCGGCCTGAGTTATAACCCGAATAACTGTCGTTGTACCACATACCCA
The Bacteroidia bacterium DNA segment above includes these coding regions:
- the mazG gene encoding nucleoside triphosphate pyrophosphohydrolase, encoding MDHLTNFQRLTEIVEELREKCPWDRKQTKESLRHLTIEETYELADAVLKDDYAEIKAELGDLMLHVLFYSSLAAEKGKFTLGEMIQGQIDKLIRRHPHVYGDLQGATEEQVRQNWEQIKAKERENSGKKESSALDGVPESLPSLIKAQRMQEKASLVGFDWDNKEQVWAKVEEEIGEMQAAETADALEDEMGDLLFALVNYCRFSGINAEDALARTNRKFQYRFTHIERRAREIGKTLPEMSLEEMDVFWEEAKKP
- a CDS encoding MbnP family protein, producing MKNLRPTVLLIFIASVLIACQSCREDPPPKPDPGIGLLELNIVPRVGGQLFQKNDDYFNADGRKFEFHTAKIFISDLTLYRSDGWDTVIHSPQTNFEVMLFNFGEDEIRKTSHGEGLFKFFTVPAGDYDGAKISFGVPPRYNHTDPLSYPSNNPLSPGYNMHESTSLGYAFVHLAGNIDSSPNKTGTLLDVPFEYFIGGDDLFNTLTYRGGDYAFTVPKNAELQYTIEIDLNRLFYTQSDTVDMVRDHVPDLSSNPALSAKIMNNFIQGAIYKPPF
- a CDS encoding J domain-containing protein; amino-acid sequence: MEYKDYYKILGIGKTATEEEIRKAFKKLALKYHPDKNPGNTAAEDMFKQINEAKEVLVNAENRFLYDQLGERFKQSQRMKQQPKPSARNPMPDIEDADLNMGFGRFFEEIFGGGNSRRGKDQQANVKITLEEAYRGMSDVLGFEGKKLRIHIKPGIKDQQVLRLKGQGELSKKGGDPGDLYMTVIIKPHSMFTRKENDLYTSVNVDLYTAVLGKKVPVQTMKGQMFMSVPKGTQQGEVLKLRDLGMPDYENPQVFGNLYVTVNVKIPKTLSPQERDLFEQLDRMKKR
- a CDS encoding T9SS type A sorting domain-containing protein → MTYRLSALFILVFTLSSPCLGQPSTFTKIFGDSQVPEQATAVVQLPSGSIFLAGAAGSDSIGGFDIVVSKLSPEGNLIWQKSYGTPEPDYANGLLLYDEDHLVITGSRTETSAGAFRKVAFLMAIDTTGKEIWVHDYPDSTGNTYFKTVEKASDGGLIACGFISGANNISNDSYILKTDATGHPQWVGEYQDSLGDVAHAARNLPDGGYVVAGDQEQPSGKYNMYITRLDSLGKRVWKKTIANGNNGGAQNVIVTASGNYLITGESTPDTTILYFDIYLVMVDPSGQVLWDSYIGDPFAEAGFKIFESESQTFTVCGYGYNFANLSTDMIVVRTDSMGKETDRSYYGTASIDQGFDIVPSTFGGFLAAGFSSAGGDDQYMLVYDQFPPVNTNGLNEEYFHQLQIFPNPAVRGGYIYIESDFPIDGLTITDVQGRAVWTKEFEGIEQQIEVPEYISPGVYLIRATIQNSIHFGKLWIR
- a CDS encoding PKD domain-containing protein, translated to MKRIFVLWGFALTIVSSFAQPVFQMSDYAAVGDSFVMSATQLNLTGLDFAQAGAGVSWDYSSLVGTGQDVVGFIDPDNAGYRTAWIANCIVTTGGIFTCSPKWNNITNLAVRETDDSNPGLLNLLPVGVSNIVTHYNNSNNYLQETLLGISVGSGGLSLPFPLDYTIPDTIFRFPINYQDVDSSASAFSLDLNPFGVDFVYSSSQKRINTVEGWGSLITPYDTFTSTLKIRTVIYHNDSISTQGNTLPGNITTEVVYSWLDPGTGYPVLRATGLLAAGVEVITNVRFLDSVRCYDPVAFFLATPIPVIADPSSGQATVNFTNLSQNADQFSWDFGDGGTAISPNPSHNFIGAGVYPVQLIACNSVCDPLRCDTIEIPVIVIDTAQIAANFFPSSITTCEGDSVTFSNFSVNADQYLWNFGDGTTSVLEEPTHAWQTTGTYTVTLIASGSGLSDTLSRAVTVNMVPVAFAGNDTSINLGQSVQLVASGGNNNAIYAWNFDLTLSCLLCANPVATPTVSTEYVISVQNNCGTSTDTVKVTVNPTGTGIEAEHLITRTFKVFPNPARDFITIERTQDVPNRSAFVWLLYDAEGHMVAQGKTSTRKTEVSISRFPEGLYLLQVLSKGDSGFFRVIKR
- a CDS encoding vanadium-dependent haloperoxidase, producing the protein MNRILPLLTIMILLAGGCSTTADQNKNAGQAWEGNRAYTWGKVSLEATARDTDRFKPRPTVTSRILGLIWTSVFDAWSMYDEKATPMYLTGVDRRPESERTLSNKEIAISYAAYRTMLEYYWADSTYFRETMVEMGLDPDDDSMDPSTPAGIGNLAAKAVIEARKNDGSNQYGDHSGSDGTAYSDYTGYSPVNDADNLKDINRWQPKYFSDGKGGQYAPGCLTPHWDKVKPIALETGAQLRPGPPPMVGSAQLAAEVKEVIDLQANLTNEQKALVEFMRDGPKSVQQAGHWLIFAQKVSVRDHHNLDQDVQMYFLVAATAMDAFIAAWDSKMYYDFARPYALVHNYYQTQVIKAWGGPETGMTEMPGNQWRPYSPETFLCPPFPSYVSGHSCVSGACSEALRMFTGSDIFGDSVRLAPGALTEPEHIADSVTIHFPTFTETANMAGMSRVLGGYHIQADNVAGLELGRGVAAVVYEKFKKHTGQ
- a CDS encoding DUF5060 domain-containing protein, translating into MKFAPLLLFSVIGWCCIFHTATAAPEILFFRANSDTVGLYEKFEVRMDIKADFVNPFDPDEIDLSATFVSPSGKSWKIPGFYNYSDWRSLWMLRFSPDETGLWRYVVHIRDRNGLTDKDSLSFVAMKSSHHGPIQVAANQRYLEYNDKTPFYGVGMWYNDSYSGYNSGRINPEDLDRLQRQGVNFISSFITPLETYASGLGRYDQNIAGRLDQVLEMCEERDMVLSMNVWFHSYLSETVWGGGNIRWNSNPYQTITDARDFFHSKLAWYYQEKLYRYMIARWGYSRALGIWFIVDEVNGTDGWVTGDTLGAAQWAKNVHDYFKGNDPWQHLTTGTRSGGIKEFWHEGYQTFDLAAREIYEAQGFAIIQDGKYNTGDIHPLKNSYGNYAQEVRKLWHGYGRPAIIGETGWDHTFYEPRTPGYLAQYHNAIWVSMATGTAMMPFWWAYSGLLNDNIATSRLWSIRQFTDAVPFSRLTDLSPVDSVACSGDGFAMKSKEMIYGWIVNPETDVAGDNVVLRGVADGTYHLRLFHTWRGRFLEESEVVVASGGTLRFSIPQPTITGSHANYIGQDIAFLLKKQ